A single genomic interval of halophilic archaeon DL31 harbors:
- a CDS encoding dUTP diphosphatase (KEGG: hut:Huta_1801 deoxyuridine 5'-triphosphate nucleotidohydrolase) has translation MFRSGRFVATSVRDYADDAVQPNGLDLTVEAVFQQRSAGYVGTDGKSVGDREPVDPDDDGIYRLDPGAYIVRYGETLAVPEDHVGFVLPRSTLLRNSCTLDTAVWDAGYEGRGEGLLEVHHRIEIEQGARLGQFVLSEADHVGKYDGEYQGENADESSADR, from the coding sequence ATGTTCCGTTCCGGTCGGTTCGTCGCCACGTCGGTACGCGACTACGCCGACGACGCCGTCCAGCCGAATGGCCTCGATCTCACCGTCGAGGCCGTCTTCCAGCAGCGCTCAGCGGGCTACGTCGGGACCGACGGAAAATCGGTCGGCGACCGTGAACCCGTCGACCCGGACGACGACGGCATCTACCGGCTCGACCCCGGTGCCTACATCGTTCGGTACGGCGAGACCCTCGCAGTGCCCGAGGACCACGTGGGCTTTGTCCTGCCGCGTTCGACGCTGCTACGAAACTCCTGTACGCTGGACACTGCCGTTTGGGACGCCGGCTACGAAGGCCGGGGCGAGGGGCTGCTCGAAGTGCACCACCGCATCGAAATCGAACAGGGCGCCCGTCTCGGCCAGTTTGTGCTCTCTGAAGCCGACCACGTGGGCAAGTACGACGGTGAGTATCAGGGAGAGAACGCCGATGAATCGAGCGCTGACCGATGA